A single region of the Salicibibacter cibi genome encodes:
- the hisA gene encoding 1-(5-phosphoribosyl)-5-[(5-phosphoribosylamino)methylideneamino]imidazole-4-carboxamide isomerase, whose translation MTAFNLFPAIDIRNGKCVRLKQGDYNRETIYGDNPAQMAAGFVEDGATWVHVVDLDGARDKHPVNDTAIFRIVEETAARVQVGGGIRTERDVEHYLSRGVDRVILGSVAVQNPDFTAKMLAAYPGRIVIGLDARNGNVAVNGWLESSDVQAEVLAAEMAAAGADTFIFTDIEKDGMLTGPNVEASATLAKASGAHVIASGGVSHLDDVRALLRYREAGVSGAIVGKALYTEALDLSEALKEVKRTC comes from the coding sequence GTGACAGCCTTTAATTTATTCCCGGCCATCGATATTCGCAATGGCAAATGTGTGCGGTTAAAGCAAGGCGATTACAACCGGGAAACAATTTACGGAGACAATCCGGCACAGATGGCGGCAGGTTTCGTTGAGGATGGCGCAACATGGGTGCACGTCGTTGATTTGGACGGTGCCCGTGATAAACATCCGGTCAATGATACGGCTATCTTTCGTATTGTCGAAGAAACAGCCGCTCGTGTTCAGGTGGGAGGAGGCATCCGTACGGAACGAGACGTGGAGCATTACCTCTCGCGAGGTGTTGATCGGGTGATCCTCGGTTCGGTTGCGGTGCAAAACCCTGATTTCACAGCGAAAATGCTTGCGGCTTATCCGGGCAGAATCGTGATCGGCTTGGATGCCCGAAATGGAAACGTGGCTGTGAACGGTTGGTTGGAGTCATCCGATGTGCAGGCGGAAGTGCTTGCAGCTGAGATGGCAGCCGCCGGAGCGGATACGTTTATATTTACCGACATCGAAAAGGACGGTATGCTCACGGGCCCAAACGTGGAAGCCAGTGCCACCCTTGCAAAAGCGAGCGGCGCCCACGTCATCGCATCGGGCGGTGTAAGCCACTTGGATGATGTGCGAGCGTTGTTGCGTTATCGAGAGGCAGGCGTAAGCGGGGCGATTGTCGGCAAGGCGCTGTATACAGAAGCCCTTGACTTGTCTGAAGCGTTAAAAGAGGTGAAGCGAACATGTTAA
- the hisH gene encoding imidazole glycerol phosphate synthase subunit HisH produces MIAVVDYGMGNLYSVSKALERLDTPYVITEEVHVLASADGLILPGVGSFKDAMAILQEKNLDTNIKQLVENGKPLLGICLGMQLLFSESVENGITRGLDLLPGKVRRFPGKTRAGIQYKVPHMGWNFLRYRQPTHVIVEGTKEGHAYFVHSYVVHADTAEVVVATTDYDGEVPAVVGRNHIFGTQFHPEKSSALGMQMLNNYVTYVKERQVQTSDSL; encoded by the coding sequence ATGATCGCAGTCGTAGACTATGGGATGGGAAACTTATACAGCGTAAGCAAAGCGCTTGAACGTCTGGACACGCCTTACGTCATCACCGAAGAAGTGCATGTGTTGGCATCAGCGGACGGTTTGATTTTGCCCGGTGTCGGTTCTTTTAAAGATGCCATGGCTATCCTCCAAGAAAAAAACCTCGATACAAACATCAAACAATTGGTCGAGAACGGAAAACCTTTGCTTGGCATTTGTCTCGGCATGCAGCTATTGTTTTCCGAAAGCGTAGAAAACGGGATTACCCGGGGGCTTGATTTGTTACCAGGGAAAGTTCGTCGTTTTCCGGGGAAAACAAGGGCAGGCATTCAATATAAAGTCCCCCATATGGGTTGGAACTTCCTCCGATATCGTCAACCTACCCACGTCATCGTCGAAGGAACGAAAGAAGGACATGCTTATTTTGTGCATTCCTATGTCGTTCATGCCGATACGGCAGAGGTCGTCGTGGCAACGACTGATTATGACGGGGAAGTGCCGGCGGTTGTTGGCCGGAATCATATTTTCGGTACTCAATTTCATCCGGAAAAAAGCAGTGCGCTCGGGATGCAAATGTTGAACAATTACGTGACTTACGTGAAAGAAAGGCAGGTACAGACGAGTGACAGCCTTTAA
- the hisB gene encoding imidazoleglycerol-phosphate dehydratase HisB, translating into MNETRKATVKRQTGETDIELDVQLDGSGQADIQTPVPFLNHMLDLFAKHGQMDVRVQANGDVEVDDHHTSEDIGICLGQAVKEALGDKKGIRRYGTVHIPMDDALAQVVIDLGNRPHLEFRGEIGAAKVGTFDTELVHEFLWKFAVEARMNLHVIVHYGWNTHHIIEAIFKALARALSEAAEIDPRVKGIPSTKGVL; encoded by the coding sequence ATGAATGAGACACGAAAAGCAACGGTAAAACGGCAAACCGGGGAAACGGATATAGAACTCGATGTGCAATTGGATGGTTCCGGCCAGGCGGATATTCAGACGCCGGTTCCGTTTTTGAACCACATGCTTGATCTCTTTGCCAAGCATGGGCAGATGGACGTGCGTGTGCAAGCGAACGGCGATGTGGAAGTGGATGACCATCATACGAGTGAGGACATTGGAATTTGCCTGGGGCAGGCGGTAAAAGAAGCCCTTGGCGACAAAAAAGGGATCCGGCGGTACGGGACCGTGCATATTCCCATGGACGATGCCCTCGCCCAAGTCGTCATTGATCTTGGCAATCGCCCCCACCTTGAATTCCGCGGAGAGATCGGCGCTGCAAAAGTAGGGACGTTTGATACTGAGCTTGTGCACGAATTTTTATGGAAGTTTGCTGTTGAGGCACGCATGAACTTGCACGTGATCGTGCATTACGGCTGGAATACGCATCATATTATTGAAGCTATTTTTAAAGCGCTAGCCAGGGCTTTATCGGAAGCGGCGGAAATCGATCCGCGTGTGAAGGGGATCCCCTCGACGAAAGGGGTTTTGTAG
- the hisD gene encoding histidinol dehydrogenase, which translates to MKIIQVDEHVSLRRDPDSGNEETQVIVDEIIAEVRKNGDEALRAYTKKLDGAALDSLFVNEMERAQAYKVIDTRIVEAIRQAIANIRDFHERQRTESWMTTKENGTILGQQITPLDAVGVYVPGGKAAYPSTILMDVIPAQVASVDRIVVTSPPDESGLLHPAVLVAASELGVETILKVGGAQAIASLAYGTESVTAVDKIVGPGNAFVALAKRAVFGQVDIDMIAGPSEIVILADDSARPDYVAADLLSQAEHEERATAIVVTPSKMLAEKVSAEVERQLKGLPRASIAREALNNFGAIYLTADLNEAVDVVNTLAPEHVEVLCNEPFQHLGKIKHAGAIFLGENSAESVGDYFAGPNHVLPTNGTARFSSPLTVDDFLKKSSIIHYSEEALSQNSDMIASLARVEDFEAHARAVEIRQKKDVRQKDE; encoded by the coding sequence ATGAAAATCATTCAAGTAGATGAACATGTCAGTTTACGCCGGGACCCCGACAGCGGCAATGAAGAAACACAGGTGATTGTAGACGAGATCATTGCGGAGGTTCGAAAAAATGGCGACGAGGCATTACGGGCATATACAAAAAAATTGGATGGCGCCGCACTCGATTCCCTGTTTGTGAATGAAATGGAGCGAGCACAAGCCTATAAGGTGATAGATACGCGGATAGTGGAAGCAATTCGGCAGGCGATCGCCAACATTCGTGATTTCCATGAGCGACAGCGGACGGAATCTTGGATGACAACGAAGGAAAACGGTACGATCCTTGGGCAACAAATCACGCCGCTAGATGCCGTCGGTGTTTATGTGCCGGGGGGCAAAGCTGCCTACCCGTCGACGATTTTAATGGATGTGATCCCGGCGCAAGTGGCAAGTGTTGACCGCATCGTGGTGACGTCTCCGCCGGATGAATCTGGGCTGCTCCATCCGGCCGTTTTGGTAGCGGCCTCCGAGCTAGGTGTAGAAACAATCCTGAAAGTAGGCGGGGCACAGGCGATTGCGTCGCTCGCATATGGAACTGAATCCGTAACCGCCGTCGATAAAATTGTCGGTCCCGGAAATGCATTCGTTGCATTAGCGAAACGGGCGGTTTTCGGGCAAGTGGATATTGATATGATCGCGGGTCCGAGTGAAATCGTCATTCTCGCCGATGATTCTGCCCGCCCGGACTATGTGGCCGCTGATTTGCTGTCGCAAGCCGAGCACGAGGAACGGGCGACGGCTATTGTCGTTACGCCTTCGAAAATGCTTGCGGAAAAAGTGTCTGCGGAAGTAGAGCGCCAATTGAAAGGTTTGCCGCGGGCATCGATCGCCCGAGAGGCGCTCAACAATTTTGGCGCTATTTATTTGACTGCCGATCTTAACGAAGCGGTTGATGTTGTCAATACATTGGCTCCCGAACATGTTGAAGTTCTCTGCAATGAACCGTTTCAACACCTTGGAAAAATCAAGCACGCAGGCGCTATTTTCCTCGGTGAAAACAGTGCGGAATCGGTCGGTGATTACTTTGCCGGTCCAAACCATGTGTTGCCGACGAATGGAACGGCCCGTTTTTCAAGCCCGTTAACGGTCGACGACTTCCTCAAAAAATCAAGCATCATTCATTACAGCGAGGAAGCACTTTCTCAAAATAGCGATATGATTGCATCGCTTGCGCGTGTGGAAGACTTTGAAGCCCACGCCCGGGCGGTGGAAATTCGTCAAAAAAAGGACGTGCGACAAAAGGATGAATGA
- the hisG gene encoding ATP phosphoribosyltransferase: protein MNKDWITFAMPKGRIFEEAADLLRNAGYPLQEDFSAGRKLILEAPDAGMKFFLAKPMDVPTYVEHGVADIGVAGKDVLLEEQRDVYEVLDLHISACYLAVAGLPQQRKERVAPKIASKYPNIATQYFKAQGEQVEVIRLSGSIELAPLIGLAERIVDIVSTGKTLKENGLVELETIASVTSRLIVNPVSYRMKDKQIDDIVARLSAVIKEGSPS from the coding sequence ATGAATAAAGATTGGATAACATTTGCCATGCCTAAAGGCAGAATCTTTGAAGAGGCGGCCGACCTTCTCCGAAATGCCGGTTATCCTCTGCAAGAGGACTTTTCGGCGGGCCGAAAGCTGATCTTGGAAGCTCCGGATGCCGGCATGAAATTTTTTCTGGCGAAGCCGATGGATGTGCCCACGTACGTAGAACACGGCGTTGCCGATATCGGTGTTGCCGGGAAAGATGTTTTACTCGAAGAGCAGCGTGATGTGTATGAAGTGCTTGATTTGCACATTAGTGCTTGCTACTTGGCAGTCGCCGGACTTCCACAGCAAAGGAAGGAGCGAGTGGCGCCGAAAATTGCGAGCAAGTATCCGAATATCGCTACGCAATATTTTAAAGCGCAAGGCGAGCAAGTGGAAGTCATCCGATTAAGCGGATCGATTGAACTTGCTCCTTTAATCGGACTAGCCGAACGAATCGTCGATATCGTTTCTACCGGAAAAACGTTAAAGGAAAACGGGCTCGTCGAGCTAGAGACGATCGCATCCGTGACGTCCCGGTTAATCGTCAATCCGGTAAGTTACCGTATGAAAGATAAGCAAATTGATGATATTGTCGCGCGTTTATCAGCGGTCATTAAGGAGGGGAGCCCGTCATGA
- a CDS encoding ATP phosphoribosyltransferase regulatory subunit gives MPLMFEKPLGMIDTLPALYERAREVRRYMEQETKNWGYRPIQTPSLEYYETVGNASAIRDEQLFKLLDREGQTLVLRPDMTAPIARVISSSMKEEPLPLRLFYCNALYRAQQHEGGRRAEFDQFGIELVGDDSMNADGEVLALLTSNLRASGLSPFRLAVGHIKYMNALFEEIIEDSKIAEALRRYLYEKNFVGYRQRVDQLEISEADKSRLHQLQRLRGGPEVLDRAKTLAHSSKAHHAINDLEDLWEILKDLGVQDVIQIDLNLVGQIDYYTGIVFEGYGGALGFPLASGGRYDELLEKFGRPASATGFGIRLDRLLEALNHINEGYSQNRPTLILFNKKRQQEALQEANRRRNNGEAIVVQNIESVPDIDAFTEKYPEVVSFTDGSERGSSDE, from the coding sequence ATGCCACTGATGTTTGAGAAACCGCTGGGAATGATTGATACGCTTCCCGCGCTGTATGAACGCGCGCGCGAGGTGCGAAGATATATGGAACAGGAAACAAAAAATTGGGGATACCGCCCCATTCAAACACCGTCATTGGAGTATTACGAAACGGTTGGGAATGCTTCCGCGATTCGGGACGAGCAATTATTCAAATTACTGGATCGGGAAGGGCAAACACTCGTGTTGCGGCCGGATATGACTGCACCGATCGCACGGGTCATAAGTTCAAGCATGAAAGAAGAACCCTTGCCGTTACGCCTTTTCTATTGCAACGCTTTATATCGGGCGCAACAGCATGAGGGAGGCAGGCGAGCGGAATTTGACCAATTTGGCATTGAACTTGTCGGCGACGATTCCATGAATGCCGATGGGGAAGTGCTCGCCTTGTTGACGTCTAACCTTCGCGCATCCGGTCTGTCTCCGTTTCGTCTTGCTGTGGGACACATTAAATATATGAATGCTCTTTTTGAGGAAATCATCGAGGATTCGAAAATTGCAGAAGCCCTCAGACGTTATCTTTATGAAAAGAACTTCGTAGGCTACCGACAACGAGTGGATCAATTGGAGATTTCGGAGGCTGATAAAAGCCGTCTCCATCAATTGCAACGTTTACGCGGCGGTCCGGAAGTTCTCGATCGTGCGAAAACGTTGGCTCATAGTTCGAAAGCACATCATGCCATCAATGATCTAGAAGATTTATGGGAGATTTTGAAAGATTTGGGCGTCCAGGATGTCATTCAAATCGATCTTAACCTCGTCGGCCAAATCGATTATTACACCGGGATTGTGTTTGAAGGATACGGCGGGGCGCTTGGATTCCCCCTTGCGAGCGGTGGGCGCTATGATGAATTGCTCGAAAAATTTGGCCGCCCGGCTAGTGCGACCGGCTTCGGGATACGCTTGGATCGATTGCTTGAAGCATTGAATCATATTAACGAGGGATATTCCCAAAACCGCCCGACGCTCATTCTTTTTAATAAAAAACGTCAACAAGAAGCGTTGCAGGAAGCGAACCGTCGCCGCAATAACGGTGAAGCGATAGTGGTGCAAAATATCGAAAGTGTCCCGGACATCGATGCTTTCACGGAGAAATATCCGGAAGTTGTCTCCTTCACGGACGGATCGGAAAGGGGGAGCAGTGATGAATAA
- a CDS encoding DJ-1/PfpI family protein, translating to MKKKNVGILLFDFVDILDFAGPAEVLSLAAKTKTQQYISVYKKQLPPKMPFEVFTIAETSEQIKTHSGIRVEPQFSIDSSPKLDVIIIPGGPLRAVLSMAQNEKVRDWLIENEDIEYICSVCTGSFMLGETGLLNGRKATTHHLALGKLQEKYPEISVETNAKVIQDGKLITSGGVSSGINMALYLVEAILGKPASDRIAKTIEFSK from the coding sequence GTGAAAAAGAAGAATGTAGGAATATTATTATTCGATTTTGTAGACATTTTAGATTTTGCTGGTCCAGCTGAGGTTTTATCACTCGCTGCAAAAACAAAAACGCAGCAGTACATTTCTGTGTATAAAAAACAACTGCCGCCTAAAATGCCCTTTGAAGTATTTACCATTGCTGAAACAAGTGAGCAAATAAAGACTCACTCAGGAATTAGAGTTGAACCACAGTTTAGCATTGATAGCAGTCCTAAATTGGATGTCATTATTATTCCCGGTGGACCATTAAGGGCTGTTCTTTCGATGGCTCAAAACGAAAAAGTGCGAGATTGGCTCATCGAAAATGAAGATATTGAATATATATGTTCCGTTTGTACTGGGTCATTCATGTTAGGTGAGACTGGATTGCTTAACGGTAGAAAAGCCACAACTCATCATTTAGCATTAGGTAAATTACAAGAAAAATATCCTGAAATCAGCGTAGAAACTAACGCTAAAGTGATTCAAGATGGGAAATTGATTACTTCCGGAGGTGTATCGTCAGGAATTAATATGGCTTTATATCTCGTTGAAGCAATTTTGGGTAAGCCTGCTTCAGATCGTATAGCAAAGACCATTGAATTTAGTAAATAA
- a CDS encoding acyltransferase has protein sequence MTRRTDRYHVSKNNSLWHIYQTVPFFKVVKNFIVIEIARITPFLSVKNWLYRTFLRMNVGAKTAFALKVTPDVMFPEKIAVGNNCVIGFQTTLLTHEYLIEEYRVGEIHIGDNVMVGAQSLVLPGVTIGDGAVVSAMTLVHKDVPAGTFVGGNPMQVIREGTQKEEDT, from the coding sequence ATGACCCGCCGGACCGATCGTTACCACGTTTCTAAAAACAATTCCCTTTGGCATATTTATCAAACGGTTCCTTTTTTTAAAGTTGTAAAAAATTTCATTGTCATCGAAATCGCCCGTATCACGCCTTTTCTAAGTGTCAAAAACTGGCTCTATCGAACGTTTTTGCGCATGAATGTCGGAGCAAAAACTGCCTTTGCCCTGAAAGTGACGCCGGACGTTATGTTTCCGGAAAAAATAGCTGTGGGCAACAACTGTGTCATCGGTTTTCAGACAACGCTTTTGACCCATGAATATTTAATTGAGGAATATCGCGTTGGGGAGATTCATATCGGGGATAATGTGATGGTCGGCGCCCAGTCGTTGGTACTTCCCGGCGTGACGATCGGTGATGGAGCAGTCGTCTCGGCGATGACGCTCGTGCATAAAGACGTGCCTGCCGGAACTTTTGTTGGGGGGAACCCGATGCAGGTCATTCGTGAAGGAACACAAAAGGAGGAGGATACTTGA
- the ppaX gene encoding pyrophosphatase PpaX, translating to MLMDNVNTVLFDLDGTLIDTNDLIIASFVHTLEHYYPGRFEREDILDFIGPSLADTFHSLDANRAEEMMTMYRAHNHARHDALVKEYTGVRETLEQLAAGSFQLGVVTTKRGETAWRGLDLMGLKPFFQTVVTLDEVKNPKPHPEPLENAMKALAATAEETLMVGDNVHDIEGGKNAGTKTAAVAWSIKGVDVLKEHKPDVILDDMRDLLGILGVPGQ from the coding sequence ATGTTGATGGACAACGTGAATACAGTTCTTTTTGACCTTGATGGAACGTTAATTGATACGAACGATTTGATTATTGCATCTTTTGTCCACACGCTCGAACACTATTATCCCGGTAGGTTTGAGCGGGAGGATATCCTTGATTTTATTGGGCCGTCGTTGGCCGATACGTTTCATAGCTTGGACGCAAACCGGGCAGAAGAAATGATGACGATGTATCGTGCACACAATCATGCTCGCCATGACGCATTAGTCAAGGAATACACTGGGGTACGTGAAACGTTGGAACAATTGGCGGCTGGATCATTCCAATTAGGGGTCGTGACGACGAAACGGGGGGAGACTGCGTGGAGAGGGCTGGATTTGATGGGTTTAAAGCCTTTTTTCCAAACGGTAGTTACCCTTGATGAGGTAAAGAACCCCAAACCCCACCCCGAACCACTGGAGAATGCGATGAAAGCATTGGCGGCAACAGCGGAAGAAACGCTTATGGTCGGCGATAACGTGCACGATATTGAAGGGGGGAAAAACGCGGGGACGAAAACCGCCGCGGTTGCCTGGTCGATCAAGGGCGTTGATGTCCTGAAGGAGCACAAGCCAGACGTTATTCTTGATGATATGCGCGACCTTCTCGGCATTCTGGGAGTGCCTGGGCAATGA
- a CDS encoding nucleoside recognition domain-containing protein translates to MQTLKRGLKSGLTTTWTLAKIIFPITFAVTILSFTPALDWLAAQLAPFMSWIGLPGEAAIPLVLGNVLNLYAAIGSILTFDFTVKEVFILAVMLSFSHNLFVESAVAVKLGIRMSVVLAVRIGLAIVSAFLIQWIWQGGSQSAQYGLASGTEPAEVSGWLDALLEATSSAAMGVFTIAVFVFPIMMIVQVMKDFNMLEWFSNKMLPFTRMLGIQPNTSTTLASGIFFGLAFGAGVMIQEARENGVKKKDLYLVFIFLIACHGIVEDTLIFIPLGIPVLPLLIIRVVTAIMLTMVIAYFWNRAEKQEANVDGQREYSSF, encoded by the coding sequence ATGCAAACGCTGAAAAGGGGCCTGAAATCAGGGCTGACTACGACCTGGACATTGGCGAAGATCATCTTTCCGATTACCTTTGCCGTGACCATCCTGTCGTTCACGCCGGCTTTGGATTGGCTTGCGGCGCAATTGGCACCGTTTATGTCTTGGATAGGATTGCCCGGAGAAGCGGCTATCCCGCTCGTCCTTGGGAATGTATTAAATTTATATGCGGCCATCGGCTCGATTTTGACGTTTGATTTTACGGTTAAAGAAGTTTTTATTCTTGCGGTTATGCTTTCTTTTTCTCACAATTTATTCGTTGAATCAGCAGTTGCAGTCAAATTGGGAATACGCATGTCTGTCGTTTTGGCGGTACGCATCGGTCTTGCCATCGTGTCTGCCTTTCTCATTCAATGGATTTGGCAAGGCGGGAGCCAATCTGCTCAATACGGATTGGCGAGCGGCACGGAACCTGCGGAAGTTAGTGGCTGGCTGGATGCTCTTTTGGAAGCGACTTCGAGTGCTGCCATGGGTGTTTTTACAATCGCGGTTTTTGTGTTTCCGATCATGATGATTGTTCAAGTGATGAAAGATTTTAATATGCTCGAATGGTTTTCCAATAAGATGCTACCCTTTACGCGTATGCTTGGCATCCAGCCCAACACATCGACGACGTTGGCATCCGGGATCTTTTTCGGGCTAGCCTTCGGCGCGGGGGTTATGATTCAAGAGGCAAGGGAAAACGGCGTGAAGAAAAAAGATTTATACCTCGTTTTTATCTTTTTGATCGCCTGTCATGGGATCGTAGAAGACACACTCATTTTCATTCCGCTCGGGATTCCGGTATTGCCGTTGCTCATCATTCGGGTAGTGACTGCGATAATGCTTACAATGGTGATCGCTTATTTCTGGAATCGTGCGGAAAAACAGGAGGCGAATGTTGATGGACAACGTGAATACAGTTCTTTTTGA
- the lgt gene encoding prolipoprotein diacylglyceryl transferase produces MLFHAQPFDPVAFEIGGFPVQWYGILIVLGAAIGYVIAAREAKKHGYPDDLFADLLIWAVPIGIISARLYYVIFQFDYYAQNPAQIIAIWEGGLAVHGGLIGAVITGVVFAKKRGYSFWKLADIAAPSIILAQAIGRWGNFMNQEAYGGEVSRSFLENLMLPDWIIDQMFIEGAYHHPTFLYESIWNVLGFALLIFFLRRMNLRRGNIFLTYVIWYSFGRFFIEGMRTDSLMIGGFLQTAQIISVVLVIGAIILMIYHRKKGIIETRYWDKDEKLMKKNRNKKKKK; encoded by the coding sequence ATGCTTTTTCATGCACAGCCGTTTGATCCCGTAGCCTTTGAAATTGGAGGGTTTCCGGTCCAGTGGTACGGAATCCTAATCGTGCTGGGTGCGGCCATAGGCTATGTAATAGCGGCGCGGGAAGCAAAAAAACACGGTTATCCGGACGATTTATTTGCGGATTTGCTTATTTGGGCGGTTCCGATTGGCATTATCAGTGCCCGTCTTTATTATGTTATTTTTCAATTTGATTATTATGCGCAAAACCCGGCCCAAATTATTGCCATTTGGGAAGGTGGGTTGGCCGTACATGGGGGTTTGATCGGGGCTGTCATCACGGGTGTTGTTTTTGCCAAGAAGCGCGGTTATTCATTCTGGAAACTGGCCGATATTGCCGCGCCCAGCATCATTCTCGCTCAAGCGATCGGCCGCTGGGGCAATTTTATGAATCAGGAAGCCTATGGGGGAGAGGTTTCCCGCTCATTTTTGGAAAACCTCATGTTGCCGGATTGGATCATCGATCAAATGTTTATAGAAGGAGCCTATCATCATCCGACCTTTTTGTATGAAAGCATTTGGAATGTGCTCGGCTTTGCATTATTGATCTTCTTTTTACGTCGAATGAACTTGCGTCGCGGAAACATATTCTTGACGTATGTCATTTGGTATTCGTTCGGCCGTTTCTTTATCGAAGGAATGCGAACGGATAGTTTGATGATCGGAGGCTTTTTGCAAACGGCACAAATCATTTCTGTCGTGCTTGTCATAGGTGCGATCATTTTGATGATTTATCATCGCAAAAAAGGGATCATAGAAACGCGTTATTGGGATAAAGACGAGAAACTTATGAAAAAAAACCGGAATAAAAAGAAGAAAAAGTGA
- the hprK gene encoding HPr(Ser) kinase/phosphatase: MTKVTAKDLIDRFSLELLSGEEGIYRLITTSDISRPGLEMAGFFTYYPRRRLQLLGRSELTFLEQLDGDVKLERLDKLCTANTPGVIISRGLEASAELLSISEKSGVPIMRANDTTTRISSQLTEFLEAQLAETTAVHGVLVDIYGIGVLLTGASGVGKSETALDLVRRGHRLVADDSVEISQQHGDTLMGRPPELIKHLLEIRGLGIIDVMTLFGAGAVRPFKRITLNVHLELWDEDKAYDRLGIDEDTMRIIETDIPKYTIPVRPGRNLAVIVEVAAMNFRLKRMGINAAQEFSDKLMGVIEDYDRDEF; encoded by the coding sequence ATGACCAAGGTCACGGCAAAAGATTTGATTGATCGTTTCTCCCTGGAATTATTAAGCGGTGAAGAGGGGATTTATCGGCTGATTACAACGAGTGACATTTCTCGTCCCGGCTTGGAAATGGCAGGTTTTTTCACCTATTATCCGCGAAGAAGGTTGCAGTTGTTAGGACGCTCGGAGCTTACGTTTCTTGAACAGTTGGATGGCGACGTGAAGTTGGAACGTCTGGATAAATTATGTACGGCCAACACACCCGGCGTCATTATATCCAGAGGGTTGGAAGCATCGGCGGAATTGCTGAGTATCTCCGAAAAATCCGGCGTTCCGATCATGCGTGCCAATGATACGACGACACGAATCAGCAGCCAACTGACCGAATTTCTTGAAGCGCAGCTCGCGGAAACGACGGCGGTGCATGGCGTCCTTGTAGACATATACGGAATTGGTGTCCTGCTTACCGGGGCCAGCGGGGTTGGAAAAAGTGAAACGGCGTTGGACTTGGTGCGGAGGGGGCACCGGCTCGTTGCTGATGATTCGGTGGAAATCAGTCAACAGCATGGGGATACATTGATGGGGCGCCCTCCTGAACTGATTAAGCATCTGCTTGAAATTCGTGGACTCGGCATCATTGATGTGATGACTTTGTTCGGTGCCGGAGCGGTACGGCCGTTTAAACGGATCACCCTTAACGTGCACCTTGAGCTTTGGGATGAAGATAAGGCTTACGACCGGTTAGGCATTGACGAAGATACGATGAGGATCATTGAAACGGATATCCCCAAATATACAATTCCGGTGCGCCCGGGGCGTAACTTGGCTGTTATTGTGGAAGTCGCTGCCATGAATTTTCGTTTGAAACGCATGGGCATTAATGCAGCACAGGAATTTTCGGACAAATTGATGGGTGTGATCGAAGATTATGATCGAGATGAATTTTAA
- a CDS encoding phage holin family protein has protein sequence MGCLVNIVINTVVLMVTGLIFTGFKLESVWAALIAAALLAIVNTIVRPILVALTLPVTVLTLGIFLFVINAAMLMLIAWIMGGAFVIDGFGTAILAAVVMAILNAIINVVFKPARA, from the coding sequence ATGGGTTGCCTCGTCAATATTGTCATTAATACGGTTGTTTTAATGGTCACGGGATTGATTTTCACCGGTTTTAAATTGGAAAGCGTTTGGGCAGCTTTGATTGCTGCTGCCCTTCTCGCGATTGTCAATACGATTGTTCGTCCGATACTCGTCGCTCTAACCCTGCCGGTTACGGTGCTGACATTAGGTATTTTTCTCTTTGTCATTAATGCTGCCATGCTAATGTTAATTGCGTGGATAATGGGTGGCGCGTTTGTCATAGATGGATTCGGGACAGCGATATTGGCAGCGGTCGTAATGGCTATTCTTAACGCGATCATTAATGTCGTTTTTAAACCGGCAAGAGCTTAA
- a CDS encoding PspC domain-containing protein has product MKRFVRSANSRIITGVCGGIGQYFNIDPIIIRILAVISLFISLGITLLIYLLLTVLVPSEGDFRS; this is encoded by the coding sequence ATGAAACGTTTTGTACGTTCTGCCAACAGCCGTATCATTACTGGCGTTTGTGGAGGCATTGGCCAATATTTTAATATTGACCCGATCATTATTAGGATACTAGCCGTAATCAGCCTTTTTATTAGCCTTGGCATCACATTGCTTATCTATCTGTTGCTCACCGTGTTGGTGCCAAGTGAAGGAGATTTTCGTTCATAA